A part of Podarcis raffonei isolate rPodRaf1 chromosome 12, rPodRaf1.pri, whole genome shotgun sequence genomic DNA contains:
- the ASTE1 gene encoding protein asteroid homolog 1, which produces MGIHGLMSYVGEHREFFVDLQLRDTSIVIDGNNLYHRLYFDSNLDMRRGGDYDSFADVARKFFETLTLCNIRPYVVLDGGCDASDKKLATIKERARERILAAYCLSCGGGGGSLLPLLIREVFKQILTSLRVPFVQSFSEADRDIVSLANHLNCPVLTLDSDFCIFDLKAGYCPLNYFQWRSLASCKDSQDCYIPARRFSLERFCGHFSNMNKTLLPLFAVMNGNDHINLPAIEMFFSKVRLPVGSSRQKCRKHVRIQGLLNWLSRFADPAEAIENVLKYVNKHEKEETRQLLCAFMEEYEPSSVSLKDFFQNGVYESEEAKNLELPPWILTALAKGLIAPFVSDALILKRTILHVQVENMQRPSANAISLPIRQIIYGLLLGGSQRSVSTSSGKAPTRVFHEFDRIQRALKKEFVQAAALSGHFCSDQYSLNTLSEVPLADRLILLLETLGVTASILEPVPCHLRLPLAVTCYWTQYSEPKAKLQHMKALLLGVVVGELDKAIHSPDPKCPPIEIDKIVYEQFLKWKKETSQKEAMELDAAHIFCQWQCCLQMGLYLNQLLCSPLLEPDLTRLYNGTLVHRLYHELKSSSSPENLLSASPKMYQLYSNMIHTVKDIAPPDFFQKKKKPKSRRKKNNQTTDQGLDKRESAMLETLPSCSINNRFEALMVEN; this is translated from the exons ATGGGCATCCACGGATTAATGAGCTACGTAGGGGAACATAGAGAGTTCTTTGTTGACCTGCAGTTGAGGGACACCAGTATAGTAATTGACGGAAATAACCTGTACCATCGCCTTTACTTTGATTCCAACCTGGACATGCGGCGCGGAGGGGATTACGATTCGTTTGCAGATGTCGCCCGCAAGTTTTTTGAAACGCTGACTCTGTGCAACATCCGGCCGTACGTCGTGCTAGATGGAGGGTGCGATGCGTCTGACAAAAAGCTTGCAACCATCAAGGAAAGAGCTCGGGAGAGGATCCTGGCAGCCTATTGCCTCTCCTGTGGCGGCGGTGGTGGCAGTCTACTGCCTTTGCTCATTAGAGAAGTCTTCAAGCAGATCTTGACCAGCTTGCGAGTGCCTTTCGTCCAGTCTTTTTCAGAAGCGGACAGGGACATTGTGTCATTAGCCAATCACTTGAATTGCCCGGTGTTAACTTTAGATAGCGACTTTTGCATTTTTGACCTGAAAGCCGGCTATTGTCCTCTGAATTACTTTCAGTGGAGAAGCCTGGCCTCCTGCAAAGACTCGCAAGACTGCTACATCCCAGCACGGCGCTTCTCGTTAGAGAGGTTTTGTGGCCATTTCAGCAATATGAACAAAACCCTCCTGCCTCTCTTTGCAGTGATGAATGGCAACGACCATATTAACCTGCCGGCTATAGAAATGTTCTTTAGCAAGGTACGCCTTCCCGTCGGAAGCTCCAGGCAGAAATGTCGAAAGCACGTCCGCATTCAAGGGTTGCTGAACTGGCTGTCTCGCTTTGCTGATCCTGCTGAGGCTATAGAAAATGTACTGAAGTATGTTAACAAGCACGAAAAAGAGGAAACAAGGCAGCTTCTCTGTGCTTTTATGGAGGAATACGAACCGTCCAGTGTCAGTCTCAAAGATTTTTTCCAGAATGGAGTTTATGAATCGGAGGAAGCCAAGAATTTGGAGTTGCCTCCGTGGATTCTTACTGCGTTAGCAAAAGGCCTTATAGCACCATTTGTCAGTGATGCCCTGATATTAAAACGAACAATTCTCCATGTTCAGGTAGAGAATATGCAAAGGCCTAGTGCTAATGCCATATCTCTACCAATTCGACAAATCATCTATGGATTACTTCTGGGCGGTTCGCAGCGTTCGGTCAGTACCTCCTCGGGAAAAGCACCCACTCGCGTTTTCCATGAATTTGACAGAATACAAAGAGCACTCAAGAAAGAGTTCGTCCAAGCAGCAGCGTTGTCCGGACATTTTTGTAGCGACCAGTACTCTCTGAATACGTTAAGCGAG GTTCCCTTAGCAGACCGCCTGATCCTTCTGTTGGAGACATTGGGAGTGACAGCCAGCATCCTGGAGCCAGTTCCTTGTCACCTGCGGCTTCCTCTGGCCGTGACTTGTTACTGGACGCAGTATTCAGAACCCAAAGCGAAGTTGCAGCACATGAAAGCCTTGCTACTTGGAGTCGTAGTTGGGGAACTTGATAAAGCAATACATAGTCCAG ATCCCAAGTGCCCACCAATTGAGATCGATAAAATTGTGTATGAACAGTTcttgaaatggaaaaaagagacaTCTCAGAAAGAAGCAATGGAATTAGACGCCGCCCACATTTTCTGCCAGtggcagtgctgccttcagatgggatTGTATCTCAACCAACTCCTTTGTAGTCCTCTCCTTGAGCCAGATCTTACACG GCTCTACAATGGGACCCTGGTGCACAGACTGTATCATGAGCTTAAATCATCCTCCTCACCAGAGAACCTGCTCAGCGCATCTCCAAAAATGTACCAGCTTTATAGCAACATGATACATACA